A part of Pseudomonadota bacterium genomic DNA contains:
- a CDS encoding rubrerythrin family protein: MSKTEKNLKEAFAGESQANRKYLAFAKKAEDEGYRQVAKLFRAAAEAETVHAHNHLRELNGIKSTKENLEEAINGETFEFQKMYPAMIEEAKEEGNKLALRSFHLANEVEKVHAGFYKKALEALGKNKKVDYYICKVCGNTVEGEPPDVCPVCGAKKVAFYKVD; encoded by the coding sequence GTGTCAAAAACAGAAAAAAATCTTAAGGAAGCGTTTGCAGGAGAATCACAGGCTAATAGAAAATACCTTGCCTTTGCTAAAAAGGCAGAAGATGAGGGTTACAGGCAGGTTGCGAAGTTATTTAGAGCTGCTGCTGAAGCAGAAACAGTACATGCCCATAACCATCTGAGAGAACTCAACGGCATTAAAAGTACGAAGGAGAATCTTGAGGAAGCTATTAATGGTGAGACCTTTGAATTCCAGAAAATGTATCCAGCAATGATCGAGGAGGCAAAGGAAGAAGGCAATAAATTGGCGCTGAGAAGTTTTCATCTTGCGAACGAGGTGGAAAAGGTTCATGCAGGGTTTTATAAGAAGGCATTGGAAGCACTTGGGAAAAACAAAAAGGTTGATTATTATATTTGTAAGGTTTGCGGTAACACAGTGGAGGGAGAGCCACCCGATGTATGCCCGGTCTGTGGCGCAAAGAAAGTAGCTTTTTACAAAGTCGACTAA
- a CDS encoding flavodoxin family protein, with the protein MKVVSFHGSPRIEGNSDILLKEALRAIDASRHQIQLFRLNDMNIKPCQNCGGCVDTGVCINDKDDMGIVYGAIREADRIIVASPIFFLGLSAQIKAMIDRCQAFWCEKYLLKKPIPEGPYGRKGLLLLVGGMKKEIGIRCGEATSISFFRAVSVSEHNTLSFLGIDKKGAILDHPTALSEVYEAGRRLIR; encoded by the coding sequence ATGAAGGTAGTTAGTTTCCATGGCAGTCCAAGAATAGAAGGGAATTCTGATATTCTCCTGAAGGAAGCATTGAGGGCGATAGATGCATCAAGGCACCAAATTCAGTTATTCAGACTTAATGACATGAATATAAAGCCGTGCCAGAATTGTGGCGGTTGTGTGGATACCGGGGTGTGCATTAATGATAAAGATGATATGGGGATAGTTTATGGAGCAATAAGGGAGGCAGATAGAATTATAGTCGCCTCCCCTATATTTTTTCTTGGTCTTTCTGCTCAAATAAAGGCCATGATAGATAGGTGTCAGGCTTTTTGGTGTGAAAAATATCTACTAAAAAAACCGATACCTGAAGGTCCGTATGGAAGGAAAGGACTTTTATTACTTGTTGGTGGAATGAAAAAAGAGATTGGTATCAGGTGTGGAGAAGCAACATCAATCTCGTTCTTCAGGGCAGTGAGTGTATCCGAGCATAATACATTGAGTTTTTTAGGTATCGATAAAAAGGGTGCAATCCTTGATCACCCAACGGCGTTAAGCGAGGTATATGAGGCGGGCAGGAGGCTAATTCGCTGA